Proteins co-encoded in one Lynx canadensis isolate LIC74 chromosome C1, mLynCan4.pri.v2, whole genome shotgun sequence genomic window:
- the GMPPA gene encoding LOW QUALITY PROTEIN: mannose-1-phosphate guanyltransferase alpha (The sequence of the model RefSeq protein was modified relative to this genomic sequence to represent the inferred CDS: deleted 1 base in 1 codon; substituted 1 base at 1 genomic stop codon), whose amino-acid sequence MLKAVILIGGPQKGTRFRPLSFEVPKPLFPVAGVPMIQHHIEACAQVPGMQEILLIGFYQPDEPLTRFLEAAQQEFNLPVRCLRELRPGTGCGLYHFRDQILAGGPEAFFVLNADVLFRLPLELLXLDAYRQPASPFLASLAPRANRTQSLNYGCIVENPQTHEVLHYVEKPSTFVSDIINCGIYLFSPEALKPLRDVFQRNQQDGQLEDSSGLWPGAGTIRLEQDVFSALAGQGQIYVHLTDGIWSQIKSAGSALYASRLYLGQYQLTHPERLAKHTPGGPRIRGNVYIHPTAKVAPSAVLGPNVSIGEGVTVGEGVRLRESIVLHGATLQEHTCVLHTIVGWGSTVGRWARVEGTPNDPNPNDPRAHMDSESLFKDGKLLPAITILGCRVRIPAEVLILNSIVLPHKELSRSFTNQIIL is encoded by the exons ATGCTGAAAGCTGTGATCCTGATTGGAGGCCCTCAAAAGG GGACTCGCTTCAGGCCTTTGTCTTTTGAGGTGCCCAAACCCCTGTTTCCAGTGGCAGGGGTCCCTATGATCCAGCACCACATTGAGGCTTGTGCCCAG GTCCCTGGGATGCAGGAGATTCTGCTCATTGGCTTCTACCAACCTGACGAGCCCCTTACCCggtttctagaggctgcccagCAGGAGTTTAACCTTCCAGTCAGGTGTTT GAGGG AATTGCGCCCTGGCACAGGGTGTGGTCTCTACCATTTCCGGGACCAGATCCTGGCTGGGGGCCCTGAGGCCTTCTTCGTGCTCAACGCTGACGTCCTGTTCCGACTTCCCCTTGAGTTGCTATGATTGGATGCCTACAGACAACCAGCCTCACCCTTTCTTGCTTCCTTGGCACCACG GGCTAACAGGACACAATCCCTCAACTACGGCTGCATTGTAGAGAATCCACAGACACAcgag GTCCTGCACTACGTGGAG AAACCCAGCACTTTTGTTAGTGACATCATCAACTGCGGCATCTACCTCTTTTCCCCCGAAGCCCTGAAGCCCCTTCGGGACGTCTTCCAGCGTAACCAGCAGGATGGGCAACT GGAGGACTCTTCAGGCCTATGGCCAGGGGCAGGCACCATCCGCTTGGAACAGGATgtgttctcagccctggctggaCAGGGCCAGATCTATGTACACCTCACTGATGGTATCTGGAGCCAGATCAAGTCTGCAGG CTCAGCCCTCTATGCCTCCCGCCTCTACCTGGGCCAGTACCAGCTCACTCACCCAGAACGCCTGGCCAAGCACACCCCAGGGGGTCCACGAATCCGAG GAAACGTTTACATCCACCCAACGGCCAAGGTGGCCCCGTCGGCTGTG CTGGGCCCCAATGTCTCCATTGGGGAGGGGGTGACCGTGGGCGAGGGTGTGCGGCTCCGAGAGAGCATTGTCCTCCATGGAGCCACCCTGCAG GAGCACACGTGTGTTCTGCACACCATTGTGGGCTGGGGGAGCACTGTGGGGCGCTGGGCCCGTGTGGAGGGTACCCCCAATGACCCCAATCCCAACGACCCGCGAGCACACATGGACAGTGAGAGCCTCTTCAAGGATGGGAAGCTGCTGCCTGCCATCACCATCCTAG GCTGCCGCGTCCGGATCCCTGCTGAGGTGCTCATCCTGAACTCGATTGTTCTGCCACACAAGGAGCTGAGCCGCAGCTTTACCAACCAGATCATCCTCTGA
- the SPEGNB gene encoding LOW QUALITY PROTEIN: SPEG neighbor protein (The sequence of the model RefSeq protein was modified relative to this genomic sequence to represent the inferred CDS: deleted 2 bases in 1 codon) yields the protein MSKAAPAKKPAAAAPPPGCTLDINDPQVQRAAIRIQASYRGHRSRKELREKGPPRVLEPLKDVVLIEGSAAKLTCRISAFPDPFIRWSKDGKELRDGPKYRYVFEDPDVVALVVRDGELADLGQYSINVTNPFGQCSDSARILVEVPAKIQKGPDNTKARKGATVTLTAEIMGEPAPDVGWTKDGEDIEEDDRGFFEIGSTTTTLTIRRATPEDSGKYEVYVENSCGMDQSFARVDVA from the exons ATGTCCAAAGCAGCTCCCGCCAAAAAACCAGCAGCCGCGGCCCCGCCTCCGGGATGTACCCTGGATATCAACGACCCCCAGGTCCAGAGAGCAGCCATTCGCATCCAGGCCTCTTACCGGGGCCACAG GTCCCGGAAGGAGCTTCGCGAGAAGGGGCCACCACGAGTGCTGGAGCCACTGAAGGACGTGGTGCTGATCGAGGGCAGCGCGGCCAAGCTGACTTGCCGCATTTCGGCTTTCCCGGACCCATTCATCCGCTGGAGCAAGGACGGCAAGGAGCTGCGTGACGGGCCCAAGTATCGTTACGTTTTCGAGGACCCTGACGTGGTCGCCCTGGTGGTGCGCGACGGCGAGCTGGCAGACCTGGGCCAGTACAGCATCAACGTAACCAACCCCTTCGGCCAGTGCTCCGACTCGGCGCGCATCCTGGTGGAAG TCCCTGCGAAGATTCAAAAGGGACCGGATAACACTAAGGCGCGCAAAGGCGCCACGGTGACGCTGACTGCGGAGATCATGGGCGAGCCTGCACCCGACGTGGGCTGGACCAAGGACGGGGAGGACATCGAGGAGGATGACAGG GGTTTCTTCGAGATCGGCAGTACCACCACGACGCTGACCATCCGCCGGGCCACGCCCGAGGACAGCGGCAAGTACGAGGTGTACGTGGAGAACAGC TGTGGCATGGACCAGAGCTTCGCACGAGTGGACGTGGCCTGA